A stretch of Bradyrhizobium sp. CCBAU 53338 DNA encodes these proteins:
- a CDS encoding zinc-dependent alcohol dehydrogenase family protein, with amino-acid sequence MTKQSTMRAGVLETHNAPLRISTISTPEIGPREVLVRVRASGVNPLDTKIHAGAAAHARHPLPAIPGIDLAGIVEQTGREVSRFRIGDEVYGMTGGVGGVQGSLAEFAAVDADLLALKPANLSMREAAALPLIFITAWEGLIDRAALKAGQKVLIHGGAGGVGHVAIQIARAFGAEVFATGSASQRATIEGFGATFIDREAAVEAYVAEHTGGRGFDIVYDTVGGKVLDASFTAVRRFGHVVSALGWGTHALAPLSFRAASYSGVFTLLPLLSGEGRAHHGKIMTEATRLAEAGKLVPLLDARHFRMESVDDAYALIRDHAARGKLVVEI; translated from the coding sequence ATGACCAAGCAATCGACAATGCGCGCCGGCGTGCTGGAGACCCACAACGCCCCCTTGCGCATCTCAACCATCTCCACACCCGAGATCGGCCCGCGCGAGGTGCTGGTGCGCGTGCGCGCGAGCGGCGTCAATCCGCTCGACACCAAGATCCATGCCGGCGCTGCCGCGCATGCGCGCCATCCGCTGCCGGCAATCCCCGGCATCGATCTCGCCGGCATAGTCGAGCAGACCGGGCGCGAGGTCTCGCGCTTCAGGATTGGCGACGAAGTCTACGGCATGACCGGCGGCGTCGGCGGCGTGCAGGGATCGCTGGCGGAATTCGCCGCTGTCGATGCCGACTTGCTGGCATTGAAGCCGGCCAATCTCAGCATGCGCGAGGCCGCCGCTCTGCCCCTCATCTTCATCACGGCGTGGGAAGGCCTGATCGACCGCGCCGCCTTGAAGGCCGGCCAGAAGGTGTTGATCCATGGCGGCGCGGGCGGTGTCGGCCATGTCGCGATCCAGATCGCGCGTGCCTTCGGCGCGGAGGTGTTCGCGACAGGATCGGCCTCGCAGCGCGCAACGATCGAGGGCTTTGGCGCCACCTTCATCGACCGGGAAGCCGCGGTTGAGGCTTACGTCGCCGAGCACACCGGCGGCCGCGGCTTCGACATCGTCTACGACACCGTCGGCGGCAAGGTGCTCGATGCGTCCTTCACCGCTGTGCGCCGCTTCGGCCATGTCGTGAGCGCGCTGGGCTGGGGCACGCATGCGCTGGCACCGCTGTCGTTCCGGGCCGCCAGCTATTCCGGCGTGTTCACGCTGCTACCGCTGCTGTCAGGCGAAGGCCGCGCGCATCACGGGAAGATCATGACTGAAGCCACGCGCCTTGCCGAAGCCGGCAAGCTGGTGCCGCTGCTCGATGCCAGGCACTTCAGGATGGAGAGCGTTGACGACGCCTACGCGCTGATCCGGGATCACGCTGCCAGGGGCAAGCTGGTCGTCGAGATCTGA
- a CDS encoding patatin-like phospholipase family protein, with product MLEILRGRGANGANGEKVGLGSVRRPVLGLALGGGAARGFAHIGIMRTLLANGIVPDVVVGTSIGAAVGGAYAADRLDALEDWARSLQGVRNILGYLDIRLNGSGLIGGEKLASRLEESIGQILIEDLPMKYASVATEIRTGHEIWLTRGRLVEAMRASYALPGIFSPVMIGDRWLVDGALVNPVPVSAARALGAEIVIAVNLSTDIFTHSTTIHAHGAMPAPVAEETPAKRRFPRIFSPEKTVKREFFGSAGRPGISSVMIDAFNIMQDRITRARLAGDPPDLLITPRVGQFGWFDFHRAEELIAHGARAAERALESIQETIDVLAPPPEDAAPKAAE from the coding sequence GTGCTGGAAATCTTGAGAGGTCGGGGCGCGAACGGCGCGAATGGCGAGAAGGTCGGCCTCGGTAGTGTCCGCCGCCCCGTCCTGGGTCTTGCACTCGGCGGCGGCGCAGCGCGTGGCTTTGCCCATATCGGTATCATGAGAACGCTGCTGGCCAATGGCATCGTGCCCGATGTCGTGGTTGGCACCTCGATCGGCGCCGCGGTCGGCGGCGCTTACGCGGCCGACCGGCTCGATGCGCTGGAGGACTGGGCGCGGAGCCTGCAAGGCGTGCGCAACATCCTCGGCTATCTCGATATCCGCCTCAACGGCTCCGGCCTGATCGGCGGCGAGAAGCTGGCAAGCCGGCTGGAGGAATCGATCGGCCAGATCCTGATCGAGGACTTGCCGATGAAATATGCCTCGGTCGCGACCGAGATCCGCACCGGTCACGAGATCTGGCTGACGCGCGGCCGGCTGGTCGAGGCGATGCGCGCCTCCTATGCGCTGCCCGGGATCTTCTCGCCCGTGATGATCGGCGACCGCTGGCTGGTGGACGGCGCGCTGGTGAACCCGGTGCCGGTGTCGGCGGCGCGGGCGCTCGGCGCCGAAATCGTGATTGCGGTCAATCTGTCGACCGACATCTTCACCCATTCGACGACGATCCACGCGCACGGCGCGATGCCCGCGCCTGTCGCCGAGGAGACCCCGGCCAAGCGGCGTTTTCCGCGCATCTTCTCGCCCGAGAAAACCGTCAAGCGTGAGTTCTTCGGCAGCGCCGGACGCCCCGGCATCTCCTCGGTGATGATCGATGCCTTCAACATCATGCAGGACCGCATTACCCGCGCGCGCCTCGCCGGCGATCCGCCTGATCTCCTGATCACGCCGCGGGTCGGCCAGTTCGGCTGGTTCGATTTTCACCGCGCCGAGGAGTTGATCGCCCACGGCGCGCGCGCCGCCGAGCGCGCGCTGGAGTCGATCCAGGAAACCATCGACGTGCTGGCGCCGCCGCCCGAAGACGCGGCGCCCAAAGCGGCCGAATGA
- a CDS encoding serine hydrolase, which translates to MKRREFLVGAAMMAGTMARSRATDVPAPAPDKLRRITAFFENEVTTGRLSGAIVLIHQHGKPVYFKLFGVRDVRTRLSMTPDTIFAIHSMSKPITSLAAMMLIDEGKLALTDPVSKYIPLFAGTKVGMEVTRPDGSMALEMVPPIHPVTIRDLMRHTSGITYDYIGGRWVELAYKAANIFEGPFNNREFADRIARLPLARQPGTLWRYGHSTDVLGSVIEIITGQSLYDALKQRIFDPLGMTSTKFALSTPDEFERMARPLPSDQILLDGERERLDHPEWQSGGGGLLSTITDYQRFAQMLLNGGEFDGKRYLSPAAFKAMTTDQIGPDSGVERDYFYFPGDGFGYGYGLAVRTDPGNAKPPPAGSIGELKWDSGSGTYFGVDPKLDMVYVLMEQTQNERGRITPAFKELVYGCFPPELSRP; encoded by the coding sequence ATGAAGCGTCGTGAATTTCTGGTCGGGGCGGCGATGATGGCCGGCACGATGGCGCGGAGCCGCGCCACCGACGTCCCTGCTCCCGCACCCGACAAGCTGCGACGCATCACCGCGTTCTTCGAAAACGAGGTGACCACCGGCCGTTTGTCGGGTGCGATCGTGCTGATCCATCAGCACGGCAAGCCGGTTTATTTCAAGCTGTTCGGCGTCCGCGACGTCAGGACGCGGCTGTCGATGACGCCGGACACGATCTTCGCGATCCATTCCATGAGCAAACCGATCACCAGCCTGGCGGCAATGATGCTGATCGACGAGGGCAAGCTTGCGCTCACTGATCCCGTCTCGAAATACATTCCCCTCTTCGCCGGCACCAAGGTCGGAATGGAGGTCACCAGGCCCGACGGCTCGATGGCGCTCGAGATGGTGCCGCCGATCCATCCGGTGACGATCAGGGATTTGATGCGGCACACCTCGGGCATCACCTACGATTATATCGGCGGCAGATGGGTCGAGCTTGCCTACAAGGCCGCCAATATCTTCGAGGGCCCCTTCAACAACCGGGAATTCGCCGACCGCATCGCCAGGCTGCCGCTTGCGCGGCAGCCTGGGACGCTGTGGCGCTACGGTCATTCCACCGACGTGCTCGGCAGCGTCATCGAAATCATCACCGGGCAGTCGCTGTACGATGCCCTGAAGCAGCGCATCTTCGACCCGCTCGGCATGACCAGCACCAAATTCGCGCTGTCGACACCGGACGAATTCGAGCGGATGGCGCGGCCGCTGCCGAGCGACCAGATCCTGCTCGATGGCGAGCGTGAACGCCTCGACCATCCGGAATGGCAATCCGGCGGCGGCGGCCTGCTCTCGACCATCACCGACTATCAGCGCTTCGCGCAGATGCTGCTCAACGGCGGCGAGTTCGACGGCAAGCGCTATCTCAGCCCGGCCGCCTTCAAAGCCATGACGACCGACCAGATCGGACCTGACTCCGGCGTCGAGCGCGACTATTTCTATTTCCCCGGCGATGGTTTCGGTTATGGCTATGGCCTCGCGGTGCGCACCGATCCCGGCAATGCAAAGCCGCCGCCGGCCGGCTCGATCGGCGAATTGAAATGGGACTCGGGCAGCGGCACCTATTTCGGGGTCGATCCCAAGCTCGACATGGTCTACGTCCTGATGGAGCAGACCCAGAACGAACGCGGCCGCATCACGCCCGCCTTCAAGGAACTGGTCTACGGCTGCTTTCCGCCCGAGCTAAGCCGCCCGTGA
- a CDS encoding cupin domain-containing protein: protein MSDIINFGALSLRFLHSKDDTGGSVDIFEMTLQPNARMPIPHYHDRWDETIYGLSGVSTWTVDGKENDLGPGESVFIKRGIVHGFANRSTGPATCLCILSPGVLGPQYFTEMAALLSSGAPDPVQMKATMLRYGLIPAPPA, encoded by the coding sequence ATGTCCGACATCATCAACTTCGGCGCGCTTTCGCTCCGCTTCCTGCACAGCAAGGACGACACCGGCGGCAGCGTCGACATCTTCGAAATGACGCTGCAACCGAATGCGCGGATGCCGATCCCGCATTATCACGACCGCTGGGACGAAACGATCTACGGGCTTTCAGGCGTCTCGACCTGGACGGTCGACGGCAAGGAGAACGATCTCGGCCCCGGAGAATCGGTCTTCATCAAGCGCGGCATCGTGCACGGCTTTGCCAACCGTTCGACCGGGCCGGCGACATGCCTGTGCATCTTGAGCCCCGGAGTGCTGGGCCCGCAATATTTCACGGAAATGGCCGCGCTGCTGTCGTCCGGCGCGCCCGATCCGGTCCAGATGAAAGCGACGATGCTACGCTACGGATTGATACCGGCCCCGCCGGCGTAA
- a CDS encoding bifunctional diguanylate cyclase/phosphodiesterase, producing MSAAKKMPGKPATEMFDDIPVLQRKWRAALKPGDRLPRYEDVMLGSLGRLADHIALLKGDGTLELSRSGRYVQKWLGDERWDIPVAELSPDCATALSEAAANALRNERPHQSSAHCVRDGMVRTYDVLALPTASRWGATLVGAYVNERGAQYNLLDAIFSATDDAVVSLATLRDASGRPFDFQVVHHNKSAELLLNVASGGLLWRQIGQGTTLLAAPDVMELLLKAVSGGRGEQLEIEHGGRYLRLSATAFADVISLAISDVTALKRRDASFRLLFDNNPMPMWVFDAETKEFLGVNDAAVQHYGYSRAAFLRMKLHEIWPEDEWDSHAEALDRIGETYHSSRNWRHLRADGSEIEVLTFGRRVTFDDRDGYLVAVVDITERRKAEARIAHMAHHDGLTDLPNRKYFQERLKQALDQAGGKRVGVLYIDLDLFKNINDSFGHPVGDRLLKEVAERLTTAVRGANLAARLGGDEFAVILAADVSPNEASACATVLIDMLKAPYDIDGQEMVIGASIGIALSPGDGVTSEELMRNADMALYRAKSDGGGVHHFFEREMDLQAQKRRDMELDLRRAFANGEFELHYQPLVSIASDRISGFESLLRWRHPDKGMISPAEFIPVAEDIGLITQLGEWVLREACAEAVKWPVDVKVAVNLSPAQFRSRNLVQVVISALAQSGLSPKRLELEITESIFLAETDANLAILHQLRELGVGISMDDFGTGYSSLSYLRSFPFDKIKIDRSFVKDLAQRPDCGAIVRAISGLGRSLNITTTAEGVETEDQLDWLRAEGCNEVQGFLFSAARPAAEIAKLLADFGQRTSRAA from the coding sequence ATGAGTGCCGCGAAGAAGATGCCGGGCAAACCGGCCACCGAAATGTTCGACGACATACCGGTGCTTCAGCGCAAATGGCGCGCCGCGTTGAAGCCGGGTGACCGGCTGCCGCGCTATGAGGACGTGATGCTCGGCAGCCTCGGGCGGCTGGCCGATCATATCGCGCTGCTCAAGGGCGACGGCACGCTCGAGCTGTCGCGCAGCGGACGCTACGTGCAGAAATGGCTCGGCGATGAGCGCTGGGACATTCCGGTCGCGGAGCTGTCGCCGGACTGCGCCACCGCGCTGTCGGAGGCCGCGGCAAACGCGCTCAGGAACGAGCGACCGCATCAGTCCAGCGCCCATTGCGTGCGCGACGGCATGGTCAGGACCTACGATGTGCTGGCGCTGCCGACCGCCTCGCGCTGGGGCGCAACGCTGGTCGGCGCTTACGTCAACGAGCGCGGCGCGCAATACAATCTGCTGGACGCGATCTTCTCGGCGACCGACGACGCGGTGGTCTCACTGGCGACGTTGCGCGATGCGAGCGGCCGGCCGTTCGATTTCCAGGTCGTGCATCACAACAAGAGCGCGGAACTGCTGCTGAATGTTGCGAGCGGCGGACTGCTGTGGCGGCAGATCGGCCAGGGCACCACGCTGCTGGCTGCGCCCGACGTCATGGAGCTCCTGCTCAAGGCCGTCTCCGGCGGCCGCGGCGAGCAGCTCGAGATCGAGCACGGTGGCCGCTACCTCCGGCTCAGCGCCACCGCATTTGCCGACGTCATCTCGCTGGCGATCTCCGATGTCACGGCGCTGAAGCGGCGCGACGCCTCGTTTCGCCTGCTGTTCGACAACAACCCGATGCCGATGTGGGTGTTCGACGCCGAGACAAAGGAGTTCTTGGGCGTCAACGACGCCGCGGTCCAGCATTACGGCTACAGCCGCGCGGCGTTCCTGCGCATGAAGCTGCACGAGATCTGGCCCGAGGACGAATGGGACAGCCACGCCGAAGCGCTCGATCGCATCGGCGAAACCTACCACTCCTCGCGCAACTGGCGGCACTTGCGCGCCGACGGCAGCGAGATCGAGGTGCTCACCTTCGGCCGCCGCGTCACCTTCGACGACCGCGACGGCTATCTGGTTGCGGTGGTCGACATCACCGAGCGGCGCAAGGCCGAGGCGCGGATCGCCCACATGGCCCATCATGACGGGCTCACCGATCTGCCCAACCGCAAATACTTCCAGGAACGCTTGAAGCAGGCGCTGGACCAGGCCGGCGGCAAGCGTGTCGGCGTGCTCTATATCGACCTCGACCTGTTCAAGAACATCAACGATTCCTTCGGGCATCCCGTGGGAGACCGCCTGCTCAAGGAGGTTGCCGAACGCCTGACCACCGCGGTCCGCGGCGCCAATCTCGCGGCAAGGCTCGGCGGCGACGAGTTCGCCGTGATCCTGGCGGCGGACGTTTCGCCGAACGAGGCCAGCGCCTGCGCGACGGTGCTGATCGACATGCTGAAGGCGCCCTATGACATCGACGGCCAGGAGATGGTGATCGGCGCCAGCATCGGCATCGCGCTGTCGCCGGGCGACGGCGTGACGTCGGAGGAGCTGATGCGCAATGCCGACATGGCGCTATATCGGGCGAAGTCCGACGGCGGCGGCGTGCATCATTTCTTCGAGCGCGAGATGGACCTCCAGGCGCAGAAGCGCCGCGACATGGAGCTCGATCTGCGCCGCGCCTTTGCCAATGGCGAGTTCGAGCTGCATTACCAGCCGCTGGTGTCGATCGCATCCGATCGCATCTCCGGCTTCGAATCGCTGTTGCGCTGGCGTCATCCCGACAAGGGCATGATCTCGCCGGCGGAGTTCATTCCTGTCGCCGAGGACATCGGCCTGATCACCCAGCTCGGCGAATGGGTGCTGCGCGAAGCCTGTGCCGAAGCGGTGAAGTGGCCCGTTGACGTCAAGGTCGCGGTCAATCTGTCGCCGGCGCAATTCCGCAGCCGCAATCTGGTTCAGGTCGTGATCTCGGCGCTGGCGCAATCCGGCCTGTCGCCGAAGCGGCTCGAGCTCGAGATCACCGAGTCGATCTTCCTCGCCGAGACCGATGCCAACCTCGCGATCCTGCATCAATTGCGCGAGCTCGGTGTCGGCATCTCCATGGATGACTTCGGCACCGGCTATTCCAGTCTCAGCTATCTGCGCAGCTTTCCGTTCGACAAGATCAAGATCGATCGCTCCTTCGTGAAGGATCTGGCGCAGCGGCCCGATTGCGGCGCGATCGTGCGCGCGATTTCCGGGCTCGGCCGTAGCCTCAACATCACCACGACCGCGGAGGGCGTCGAGACCGAGGACCAGCTCGACTGGCTGCGGGCGGAAGGCTGCAACGAGGTACAGGGATTTCTGTTCAGCGCAGCGCGGCCCGCCGCCGAAATCGCAAAGTTGCTCGCCGATTTCGGCCAGCGCACCTCACGGGCGGCTTAG
- a CDS encoding rhomboid family intramembrane serine protease, whose translation MDSPPQPPSDQPVVVEEAPREPILTLPWPLTAYVVLLAVIHLRVLLPPELENWTIDVFGFIPKRYDSSLVNLQFEGGAGAKVWTFVTYSLLHANLAHLAFNVLWLLPFGSALARRFGALRFFVFLAVTAAAGALAHLVTHEHAVVPMIGASASVSGAMAAAIRFAFARGSFLSFSRSDADSAAKVPALPLLQALRDRRIVGFLAVWFVLNVIFGVGAIGVDGDSAGVAWEAHIGGFFAGLLLFALFDPVPRVRNDDAADASSQDISSGI comes from the coding sequence TTGGATTCCCCGCCACAACCCCCGTCGGACCAGCCGGTCGTCGTCGAAGAGGCCCCGCGCGAGCCGATCCTGACCTTGCCGTGGCCGCTGACCGCCTATGTCGTCCTCCTGGCGGTGATCCATCTGCGAGTGCTGCTCCCGCCGGAGCTGGAGAACTGGACCATCGACGTGTTCGGCTTCATCCCGAAACGGTACGATTCCTCGCTGGTCAATTTGCAGTTCGAGGGCGGCGCCGGGGCCAAGGTCTGGACCTTCGTCACCTATTCGCTGCTGCACGCCAATCTCGCCCATCTCGCCTTCAACGTGCTGTGGCTGCTGCCGTTCGGCAGCGCGCTGGCGCGGCGCTTCGGCGCGCTGCGCTTTTTCGTCTTCCTGGCCGTGACGGCGGCGGCCGGCGCGCTCGCCCATCTCGTCACCCACGAGCATGCGGTGGTGCCGATGATCGGCGCTTCGGCCTCGGTATCGGGTGCGATGGCGGCGGCGATCCGGTTCGCCTTCGCGCGCGGCAGCTTCCTGTCGTTCAGCCGTTCGGACGCCGATTCCGCCGCGAAAGTTCCGGCGCTGCCGCTGTTGCAGGCGCTGCGCGACCGGCGGATCGTCGGCTTCCTGGCGGTGTGGTTCGTCCTCAACGTCATCTTCGGTGTCGGCGCGATCGGCGTCGACGGCGACAGTGCGGGCGTTGCCTGGGAGGCGCATATCGGCGGCTTCTTCGCTGGCCTGTTGCTGTTCGCGCTGTTCGATCCTGTGCCGCGCGTGCGAAACGATGATGCTGCGGATGCGTCATCACAGGACATTTCAAGCGGTATTTAA
- a CDS encoding PAS domain-containing protein — protein MKHPSSRAFFAYWDKKRGNARAPDRSDIDPAAVRELLGDIFVLSCEPKLGFPFRVAGTRVCALAGCDLKDQGFAALFTDGSRGEIEEIATIVADEALGAIAGLTAPRADGSKAHLELLLLPFNARPHTPVTVTGVLAPFDDECGALGPFTVTSWRYLHQPEKLLPRAIRKLQIARGLMVYEGLR, from the coding sequence ATGAAACATCCATCGAGCCGCGCATTCTTCGCGTATTGGGACAAGAAGCGCGGCAATGCGCGGGCCCCTGACCGGTCCGATATCGACCCGGCCGCCGTGCGCGAGCTGCTGGGCGACATCTTCGTCCTCTCCTGCGAGCCAAAACTCGGCTTCCCGTTCCGCGTCGCCGGAACCCGCGTCTGCGCCCTCGCCGGCTGCGATCTCAAGGACCAGGGCTTTGCCGCATTGTTTACCGACGGAAGCCGCGGCGAGATCGAGGAAATCGCGACCATCGTCGCCGACGAGGCGCTGGGAGCCATCGCCGGCCTCACCGCACCGCGCGCGGACGGCAGCAAGGCCCATCTCGAGCTGCTGCTGCTGCCCTTCAACGCCCGCCCGCACACGCCTGTCACCGTGACCGGCGTGCTCGCACCGTTCGACGACGAATGCGGAGCGCTTGGCCCGTTCACCGTCACCTCCTGGCGCTACCTGCACCAGCCGGAGAAACTGCTGCCGCGCGCGATCCGCAAATTGCAGATCGCCCGCGGCCTGATGGTGTATGAAGGGCTGCGGTAG
- a CDS encoding CBS domain-containing protein has product MTVRSILNTKGHQIMSVEPDAKLAAAVKLLGEKKIGAVLVMNQSRLEGILSERDIVRVLGERGAGVLEEPVSQVMTRKVVSCKETDTVAELMEMMTTGKFRHLPVLENNKVVGLISIGDIVKWRVREYESEQEALRDYIKTA; this is encoded by the coding sequence ATGACGGTACGTTCCATTCTCAATACCAAGGGGCACCAGATCATGAGCGTCGAGCCCGACGCGAAGCTGGCTGCCGCGGTCAAGCTGCTCGGCGAAAAGAAGATCGGCGCGGTGCTGGTGATGAACCAGAGCCGGCTCGAAGGCATCCTGTCCGAGCGCGACATCGTGCGTGTGCTGGGCGAGCGCGGTGCAGGCGTGCTGGAAGAGCCGGTCTCTCAGGTCATGACCCGCAAGGTGGTGAGCTGCAAGGAGACCGACACGGTCGCCGAGCTGATGGAGATGATGACAACGGGCAAGTTCCGCCATCTGCCCGTCCTCGAGAACAACAAGGTGGTCGGCCTGATCTCGATCGGCGACATCGTCAAATGGCGTGTGCGCGAATACGAATCCGAGCAGGAAGCCCTGCGCGACTACATCAAGACGGCCTGA
- a CDS encoding aldo/keto reductase — protein sequence MQTRKLGKGGLEVSALGLGCMGLSYGYGPATETSQAIALIRTAFERGVTFFDTAEAYGPFVNEELVGEALAPFRDRVVIATKFGFRGGKVDAGLDSSPANVKAVAEAALRRLKTDRIDLFYQHRVDPMVPIEDTAGAVKDLIGEGKVLHFGLSEASAASIRRAHAVQPVTALQSEYSLWWREPEQEILPVLEELGIGFVPFSPLGKGFLTGAINESTQFDSSDFRNIVPRFSSSARKANQSLVDLLGEIAASWKVTPAQIALAWLLAQRPWIVPIPGTTKLHRLEENLGAAAVALSQADLAAIAAVLARVSVQGERYPAHLQARVGR from the coding sequence ATGCAGACGCGCAAACTGGGCAAAGGTGGTCTCGAGGTTTCGGCCCTCGGCCTCGGCTGCATGGGATTGAGCTACGGCTACGGCCCCGCGACCGAGACGTCGCAGGCGATCGCGCTGATCCGGACCGCGTTCGAGCGCGGCGTGACCTTCTTCGACACCGCCGAGGCCTACGGCCCCTTCGTCAACGAGGAACTGGTCGGCGAGGCGCTGGCGCCGTTCCGCGACAGAGTGGTGATCGCCACCAAGTTCGGCTTCAGGGGCGGCAAGGTCGATGCCGGGCTCGACAGCTCGCCCGCCAACGTCAAGGCGGTCGCGGAGGCCGCCTTGCGGCGACTGAAGACCGACCGCATCGATCTATTCTATCAGCATCGCGTCGATCCCATGGTGCCGATCGAGGACACTGCGGGCGCGGTCAAGGATCTGATCGGCGAGGGCAAGGTGCTGCATTTCGGCCTGTCGGAGGCGAGCGCCGCGAGCATCCGCCGCGCCCATGCCGTGCAGCCCGTCACCGCATTGCAAAGCGAATATTCGCTGTGGTGGCGCGAGCCGGAGCAGGAGATCCTGCCTGTCCTGGAAGAGCTCGGCATCGGCTTCGTGCCGTTCAGCCCGCTCGGCAAGGGCTTTCTGACCGGCGCGATCAACGAGAGCACGCAGTTCGACAGCAGCGATTTCCGCAACATCGTGCCGCGCTTCTCATCCAGTGCACGCAAAGCCAACCAGTCGCTGGTCGATCTGCTCGGCGAGATCGCTGCATCGTGGAAGGTGACGCCGGCACAGATCGCGCTGGCTTGGCTGCTCGCGCAAAGGCCCTGGATCGTACCGATTCCCGGCACCACCAAGCTGCACCGGCTCGAGGAAAATCTCGGCGCGGCTGCGGTGGCGCTGTCGCAAGCCGATCTCGCGGCCATTGCAGCGGTGCTGGCGAGGGTCTCGGTGCAAGGCGAGCGTTATCCTGCGCATCTTCAGGCACGCGTCGGACGCTAA
- a CDS encoding nitroreductase: protein MPDAIELLKTRRSVKPREMTGPGPSPAELETILTIGARVPDHGKLAPWRFIVFEGDARQRAGEVIARVFARKNPGAPAADIETERKRLTDAPLVIGIVSFTKPHPKVPAWEQEMSAGASAMNIVTAATALGYGACWLSGWFSFDRDVLDGLGLKADEKLAGLVHIGKPTKASEDRPRPVLSEIVTRF, encoded by the coding sequence ATGCCTGACGCCATCGAACTCCTCAAGACCCGCCGCTCGGTCAAGCCGCGCGAGATGACCGGCCCCGGCCCCTCGCCCGCCGAGCTCGAAACCATTCTCACCATCGGCGCGCGCGTACCTGATCACGGCAAGCTCGCGCCGTGGCGCTTCATCGTTTTCGAGGGCGATGCACGCCAGCGCGCCGGCGAGGTCATCGCCAGGGTCTTTGCCCGCAAGAATCCCGGCGCGCCCGCCGCTGACATCGAGACCGAGCGCAAGCGTCTCACCGATGCGCCACTGGTGATCGGCATCGTCAGCTTCACCAAGCCGCATCCGAAGGTGCCGGCGTGGGAACAGGAGATGTCGGCGGGCGCCAGCGCCATGAACATCGTCACGGCCGCAACCGCGCTGGGCTACGGCGCCTGCTGGCTGAGCGGCTGGTTCTCCTTCGATCGCGACGTGCTGGACGGTCTTGGCCTCAAGGCGGACGAAAAGCTCGCCGGCCTCGTCCACATCGGCAAGCCGACCAAGGCGAGCGAGGATCGTCCGCGACCGGTCCTTTCCGAAATCGTGACGCGTTTTTAA
- a CDS encoding LysR family transcriptional regulator, translating to MEWSDLRIFLAIAREGTLGAAARKIGQTQPTMGRRLRALEQTLGQTLFQRTADGFVLTDEGTAVLAHAERIEDEALALQRQATGTETQLDGTLRLSSSDWFGTLMLSPVIAAFGKRHPRVIVELLTDARLYSLPRREADLVFRIKPFDEPEVVSRKLLHIPYALYGRKGSKPPRAGDGSGIRVVTMNAEFADMPDAVWLKRTLPKAEIGARSNNRQAQAELCAGGGGLAVLPRPLGDRDGRLVALDIGAAPPGRDTYVGYHRDLKRLARLRALLDLVIEKLAG from the coding sequence ATGGAGTGGAGCGATCTGCGCATTTTCCTCGCGATTGCGCGCGAAGGCACGCTAGGTGCTGCCGCGCGAAAGATCGGCCAGACCCAGCCGACGATGGGGCGGCGGCTGCGCGCGCTCGAGCAGACGCTCGGGCAGACGCTGTTCCAGCGCACGGCGGATGGTTTTGTCCTGACCGATGAAGGCACCGCCGTGCTCGCGCATGCCGAGCGGATCGAGGACGAGGCGCTCGCGCTCCAGCGGCAGGCGACGGGCACGGAGACGCAACTCGACGGCACGTTGCGCCTGTCCTCCTCGGACTGGTTCGGCACGCTGATGCTGTCGCCGGTGATCGCGGCCTTCGGCAAGCGCCATCCCAGGGTGATCGTCGAGCTTCTGACCGACGCACGGCTCTACAGCCTGCCGCGGCGTGAAGCCGACCTCGTTTTTCGCATCAAGCCGTTTGATGAGCCCGAGGTCGTTTCCAGAAAGCTGCTCCACATTCCCTACGCGCTGTACGGCAGGAAGGGCAGCAAGCCGCCACGTGCCGGTGACGGCAGCGGCATTCGCGTCGTGACCATGAACGCCGAATTCGCCGACATGCCCGACGCCGTCTGGCTGAAGCGCACGTTGCCGAAGGCGGAGATCGGCGCGCGCAGCAACAACCGCCAGGCGCAGGCCGAACTCTGCGCCGGCGGCGGGGGCCTTGCAGTGCTGCCGCGTCCCCTCGGCGACCGCGACGGCCGCCTAGTCGCGCTCGATATCGGCGCCGCGCCACCGGGCCGCGACACCTATGTCGGCTATCACCGCGATCTCAAGCGGCTGGCACGCCTGCGCGCGCTGCTGGATCTGGTGATTGAGAAACTGGCGGGGTGA